The Candidatus Endomicrobium procryptotermitis genome has a window encoding:
- a CDS encoding HD domain-containing protein, protein MEKKLTYEFIKNNKEIRTYLEFTDYAFAQMGYKEHGLRHSIFAAEIAGQILKYLDYSEREQELAKIAAYLHDMGNMISKHDHDQSGAVMFLNVLDADYYDEDAFTIASAIGCHEDKNIDPASAVAAALVLGDKTDVHHERLRIEDMYQLDKHSKVIAACQKVDVAVCKEKAAIALWLTIDTSICSVMDYFEIFLARTNYCKKASRVLNCVFELYINKDKFL, encoded by the coding sequence ATGGAAAAAAAATTAACTTACGAATTTATTAAAAACAATAAAGAAATCCGCACGTATCTTGAATTTACTGATTATGCTTTTGCCCAGATGGGATATAAAGAACACGGTTTAAGGCATTCCATTTTTGCGGCGGAAATTGCCGGACAGATTCTTAAATATCTCGACTACAGTGAAAGAGAGCAGGAACTTGCCAAAATCGCTGCATATTTGCATGACATGGGAAATATGATTTCAAAGCATGACCACGATCAGAGCGGCGCCGTCATGTTTTTGAACGTTTTAGATGCGGATTATTATGATGAAGACGCTTTTACCATTGCAAGCGCCATAGGCTGTCATGAAGACAAAAATATCGATCCTGCTTCCGCCGTTGCGGCGGCTTTGGTGTTGGGAGATAAGACTGATGTTCATCATGAAAGACTCAGAATCGAAGATATGTATCAACTGGACAAACATTCAAAAGTTATTGCGGCCTGTCAGAAAGTCGATGTTGCTGTATGCAAAGAAAAAGCGGCTATAGCTTTATGGCTTACCATCGACACGTCAATATGTTCCGTGATGGACTATTTTGAAATATTTTTAGCCAGAACAAATTACTGCAAAAAAGCAAGCCGCGTTTTAAATTGTGTTTTCGAACTCTACATAAACAAGGATAAATTTTTATAA
- the secD gene encoding protein translocase subunit SecD — protein MGKINWKLWSTIVLMVFSIWSLWPSFQWSRMSEDARAKAEREKSPILGKVVKLGLDLKGGTHLLLEVDSSKLDENVKIKDAVDRATEIIRNRVDQFGVAEPMIAKQGDKWIVIQLPGIKDPKSAKELIGKTALLEFRIVNKSKEATQVLDLLRDKGISPEEYRENPSAYPEITEVMPEGANVYASKEDAGYYVLDKAVLTGASLTNAKVEFGGQFGQPIVSIEFNKEGGRAFADITERNIERNLAIVLDDVVQSAPVIRSRIPDGKAIIEGNFNAEDARLLATVLRAGALPAPVNVIEERTVGPSLGDDSIRKGFGSAFAGVILVLIFMFVYYRLSGLIANFALVINLVILMAFMAYFQFTLTLPGVAGIALTLAMAVDANVLILERIREELMAGKTARVAVDAGYQKVFWTIFDANITTLIAAVFLFQFGTGTIKGFAVTLWIGLCISMFTAIAVTKLIYEFLFKENLLLKFKI, from the coding sequence ATGGGCAAAATTAATTGGAAGTTATGGAGTACGATTGTATTGATGGTTTTTTCGATTTGGTCGCTGTGGCCTTCGTTTCAATGGTCAAGAATGTCGGAAGACGCAAGAGCAAAAGCTGAGAGGGAGAAAAGTCCTATTTTGGGAAAGGTTGTTAAACTCGGTTTGGATTTGAAAGGGGGAACACATCTTCTTTTGGAAGTGGACTCTTCTAAGTTAGATGAAAATGTCAAGATAAAAGATGCGGTAGACAGAGCTACAGAGATTATTAGAAACAGAGTTGATCAATTCGGCGTTGCAGAACCCATGATTGCAAAGCAGGGAGATAAATGGATTGTTATCCAACTCCCCGGAATAAAAGATCCCAAATCTGCAAAAGAGCTTATAGGAAAAACGGCTTTGCTTGAGTTTAGAATAGTAAATAAGAGCAAAGAAGCCACTCAGGTGCTTGATTTGCTCAGAGATAAAGGAATTTCCCCAGAAGAATACAGAGAAAATCCTTCAGCTTATCCCGAAATAACGGAAGTTATGCCAGAAGGCGCTAATGTTTATGCAAGTAAAGAAGATGCTGGATATTACGTGCTTGACAAAGCCGTGCTTACAGGTGCTTCTCTTACGAATGCAAAAGTTGAATTCGGCGGACAGTTCGGCCAGCCTATAGTTTCAATAGAATTCAATAAAGAAGGCGGAAGAGCTTTTGCCGATATAACCGAAAGAAATATAGAAAGAAATCTTGCGATTGTACTCGATGATGTAGTTCAGTCGGCTCCCGTTATTCGTTCCAGAATACCTGACGGAAAGGCGATTATTGAAGGAAATTTTAACGCTGAAGACGCAAGACTTTTGGCCACCGTATTAAGAGCGGGTGCGCTTCCCGCTCCAGTAAACGTAATTGAAGAAAGAACAGTAGGTCCTTCTCTCGGCGATGATTCAATTAGAAAAGGTTTTGGCTCGGCTTTTGCGGGAGTTATACTCGTTCTTATATTTATGTTTGTTTATTATCGTTTATCCGGACTAATTGCAAATTTTGCATTGGTCATTAATTTGGTAATACTTATGGCTTTTATGGCATATTTCCAATTCACATTAACTCTTCCAGGTGTTGCAGGAATAGCTTTGACTCTTGCCATGGCGGTTGACGCTAACGTGCTTATATTAGAAAGAATAAGGGAAGAACTTATGGCTGGAAAAACGGCAAGGGTTGCCGTAGACGCGGGTTATCAAAAAGTATTCTGGACGATTTTTGATGCGAATATAACTACTTTGATAGCAGCCGTTTTCTTATTCCAGTTCGGTACTGGAACTATAAAAGGTTTTGCCGTAACTCTTTGGATAGGTCTTTGTATCAGCATGTTTACTGCTATAGCCGTAACAAAACTGATATATGAGTTTTTGTTTAAAGAAAATTTGTTATTAAAATTCAAAATATAG
- a CDS encoding HD domain-containing protein, producing MNGKSYKYSNITIEDVKNNPIVIKLIQAANEYLGTIGYTEHGIRHVSLVASVAANILSGLDYPKRFQELAGIAAYLHDIGNVVNRQDHGQSAALITMRILKDMGFTPDEIALVISAIGNHEEEIGDPVNPIAAALILADKSDVHKTRVRNPEFALSDIHDRVNLAVEISFLKVLKNKKIISLQLTIDTQKSHVMEYFEIFMPRMIMCRRAANFLDCNFELIINERKLL from the coding sequence ATGAATGGAAAAAGTTATAAATATTCAAATATAACTATAGAAGATGTAAAAAATAATCCAATAGTCATTAAGTTGATACAAGCGGCAAACGAATATCTTGGAACAATAGGGTATACTGAACATGGAATCAGGCATGTAAGTCTTGTCGCTTCGGTAGCTGCAAATATTTTATCAGGGCTTGATTATCCCAAACGGTTTCAAGAGCTTGCCGGAATTGCGGCTTATCTCCATGACATAGGAAATGTGGTTAATAGGCAGGATCACGGTCAGTCTGCGGCTCTTATCACTATGAGGATTTTGAAAGATATGGGATTTACTCCCGATGAAATTGCTCTTGTCATTTCAGCTATAGGAAATCATGAAGAAGAAATAGGAGATCCCGTAAACCCGATTGCCGCAGCTCTTATTTTGGCGGATAAGTCGGATGTTCACAAAACCAGAGTGAGAAATCCTGAGTTTGCCCTTTCAGATATACATGACAGAGTAAATTTAGCGGTGGAAATATCGTTTCTTAAAGTTTTAAAAAACAAAAAAATAATTTCGCTTCAGCTTACTATTGACACGCAAAAGTCGCATGTGATGGAATATTTTGAGATTTTTATGCCAAGAATGATTATGTGCAGAAGGGCAGCAAATTTTTTGGATTGTAATTTTGAGTTAATTATAAATGAAAGGAAATTACTCTAA
- the tgt gene encoding tRNA guanosine(34) transglycosylase Tgt has product MECGSYLLIKKSSQCKARLGRVYTARGIIDTPVFMPVGTQATVKGVASEFLIGSGAQIILANSYHLYLRPGTDIIEKAGGVQKFNSWNRPMLTDSGGFQIFSLNEIRKLSENGAEFQSHIDGSTHFFSPEKSMQIQKKIGADIIMCFDECTHYPADYEYAKNSMELSLRWAKRCKNEFYKDDAFEKQALFGIIQGSVYNDLRKRSAEEMVKTGFTGYAVGGLSVGESKENMHSVLENTLPLLPENRVRYLMGVGMPEDLWECVERGIDMFDCVIPTRNGRNGQVFTSLGKLNIRNAEFKEDFTPLDPQCNCPTCKSYTKAYLNHLVRAQESLYLSLLSLHNIYFMINLMTKIRKSLESDTFLEAKKEFFERYYSKSC; this is encoded by the coding sequence ATGGAATGCGGCTCTTACCTACTGATAAAAAAATCTTCGCAATGTAAAGCGCGTCTCGGAAGAGTTTATACTGCAAGAGGCATTATCGATACTCCCGTTTTTATGCCTGTTGGCACTCAGGCTACTGTAAAAGGCGTGGCTTCGGAATTTCTTATTGGCTCCGGTGCACAGATAATTCTGGCGAATTCATATCATTTATATCTTCGGCCGGGAACGGATATTATAGAAAAAGCAGGCGGAGTGCAAAAATTTAATTCATGGAACCGTCCTATGCTTACTGATTCCGGAGGATTCCAGATTTTTAGTCTTAATGAAATAAGAAAACTGTCAGAAAACGGGGCGGAATTTCAATCTCACATAGACGGCTCAACTCATTTTTTTTCTCCAGAAAAATCGATGCAGATACAAAAAAAAATAGGCGCTGACATCATTATGTGTTTTGATGAATGCACTCATTATCCTGCGGATTATGAATACGCCAAAAATTCTATGGAATTGAGTTTGAGATGGGCAAAAAGATGCAAAAATGAATTTTATAAAGACGATGCTTTTGAAAAACAGGCTCTTTTCGGAATAATTCAAGGTTCTGTCTATAATGATTTAAGGAAGCGTAGCGCCGAAGAAATGGTGAAAACCGGTTTTACGGGTTATGCCGTAGGCGGTTTGTCTGTAGGAGAATCTAAAGAGAATATGCATTCTGTTTTGGAAAATACTCTGCCTTTGCTGCCTGAAAACAGAGTAAGATATCTTATGGGAGTAGGAATGCCCGAAGATTTATGGGAATGCGTTGAACGCGGCATTGATATGTTTGACTGTGTAATTCCTACTAGAAACGGCAGAAACGGGCAGGTGTTTACGTCTTTAGGCAAACTCAATATAAGAAATGCCGAATTTAAAGAAGATTTTACGCCTTTGGATCCGCAATGTAATTGTCCGACATGCAAAAGTTATACAAAAGCTTATTTAAATCATTTGGTAAGAGCTCAGGAAAGTTTATATCTAAGTCTTTTATCTTTACATAATATTTATTTTATGATAAACTTAATGACAAAAATAAGAAAATCATTGGAAAGTGATACATTTCTTGAAGCAAAAAAAGAGTTTTTTGAGAGATACTACTCAAAATCTTGCTAA
- the yajC gene encoding preprotein translocase subunit YajC: MKNLSALVAFLLVSVVVIPSDAYAQEASGRSLFGGGIMPLILIFIFFYLFLLRPQQKKTKEHQALLNALKKDDSVITAGGIYAKVVSVKENIVEIKIADGVNIQVSKPSISAVIMKDDETAAKVPEIVK; the protein is encoded by the coding sequence ATGAAGAATTTATCAGCTTTGGTTGCATTTCTTTTAGTTTCCGTCGTAGTTATCCCTTCAGACGCATACGCTCAGGAGGCTTCTGGCAGAAGTTTATTTGGCGGTGGAATTATGCCACTGATTCTTATATTTATATTTTTCTATCTTTTTCTTTTAAGACCACAGCAGAAAAAAACTAAAGAACACCAGGCTCTTTTGAATGCTTTAAAAAAAGATGACAGCGTAATCACGGCTGGCGGAATATACGCAAAGGTTGTCAGCGTGAAAGAAAATATAGTTGAAATAAAAATTGCCGACGGTGTGAACATACAAGTTTCAAAACCTTCTATTTCTGCCGTTATCATGAAAGATGATGAAACTGCCGCCAAAGTGCCAGAAATAGTAAAATAA